A region from the Mucilaginibacter sp. CSA2-8R genome encodes:
- a CDS encoding TlpA disulfide reductase family protein, which translates to MMKNYITKLGMLAMLAAAGQCANAQTAPADTTAKMLNRLVASTDAADKARLNAKLVSLGASNKEQDLIMAEQFYYRLKNNKSMDSLYAEQLKRFPTGIAARNNAEKAVFDAKTGAAKEAAYYKWIKDFPPEKFKTGSIEDGVIHDYAASAVAQQYAEEKNTAKAIEFINKLQADFWKGNAYSGLAGTLRKNGDLAKAEIYARMAMENAFSYIDGKKGDSGAAKFSASGYPSLTSTYADILFERKKYAEALKYSEIAFKNSTTLNPRLNYRYAQILMGLNRNQEAYDKLEPVIKSGRATPEMVAVFKTLYRKVKGSDAGFDTYAAAIRKSYLENLSKTLTRDMVKEQAPNFTLTDLNGKQVSLQELRGKVVVLDFWATWCGPCKASFPAMQMAVNKYQADPNVKFLFIHTWERGTETPTKDAADYIKGKKYTFDVLMDLKDAQTKENKVVSSYKVNGIPAKFVIDAQGNIRFKLTGFDGSDEAAVDELSMMIDMAKANT; encoded by the coding sequence ATGATGAAAAATTATATTACAAAACTCGGTATGCTTGCTATGTTAGCAGCAGCCGGCCAGTGTGCAAATGCACAAACAGCCCCGGCCGATACTACCGCTAAAATGCTTAACCGCTTGGTTGCCTCAACTGATGCAGCCGATAAGGCCAGGCTGAATGCTAAACTGGTTTCGTTGGGTGCCAGTAACAAAGAGCAGGATTTGATAATGGCCGAGCAGTTTTACTATCGCTTAAAGAACAACAAGTCTATGGATTCTTTATATGCTGAGCAACTGAAGCGTTTTCCGACTGGTATTGCTGCCCGCAACAATGCTGAAAAGGCAGTATTTGATGCTAAAACCGGCGCAGCAAAAGAGGCAGCTTATTATAAGTGGATAAAAGATTTTCCGCCCGAAAAGTTTAAAACCGGGTCTATTGAAGATGGTGTAATTCATGATTATGCGGCTTCGGCGGTAGCGCAACAATATGCCGAAGAAAAAAATACGGCTAAAGCCATTGAGTTTATCAATAAGCTGCAGGCTGATTTTTGGAAAGGTAATGCTTACAGCGGATTGGCCGGAACCTTACGCAAGAACGGCGATTTAGCCAAGGCCGAGATCTACGCCCGTATGGCTATGGAAAACGCTTTTTCTTACATAGATGGTAAAAAAGGCGACAGCGGAGCTGCTAAATTTTCAGCATCAGGCTATCCAAGCCTTACCAGCACGTACGCAGATATTTTGTTTGAAAGAAAAAAATATGCTGAAGCCTTAAAGTATTCAGAAATTGCATTTAAGAATTCTACCACGCTTAACCCACGCCTTAACTATCGTTATGCACAAATACTAATGGGGCTTAATCGCAACCAGGAAGCTTATGATAAACTGGAGCCTGTAATAAAATCGGGTAGGGCCACGCCAGAAATGGTGGCAGTTTTTAAAACTTTATACCGTAAAGTAAAAGGCAGTGATGCCGGGTTTGATACCTACGCCGCTGCTATCCGCAAAAGCTATCTCGAAAACCTGAGCAAAACGCTTACCCGCGACATGGTAAAAGAGCAAGCCCCTAACTTTACGTTGACTGATTTAAACGGCAAGCAGGTGTCGTTGCAGGAACTGAGGGGTAAAGTAGTGGTGCTTGATTTTTGGGCAACCTGGTGCGGTCCGTGTAAGGCATCGTTCCCCGCTATGCAAATGGCCGTAAACAAGTATCAAGCGGATCCTAACGTGAAGTTTCTGTTTATCCATACCTGGGAGCGGGGCACCGAAACGCCCACTAAGGATGCAGCAGACTACATCAAAGGCAAAAAATACACCTTTGATGTGCTGATGGATTTGAAAGATGCTCAAACCAAAGAAAATAAAGTGGTAAGCAGTTACAAAGTAAACGGCATACCCGCCAAGTTCGTCATTGATGCTCAGGGTAACATTCGCTTTAAACTGACCGGTTTTGACGGCAGTGACGAAGCTGCAGTCGACGAATTATCCATGATGATTGACATGGCTAAAGCTAACACCTAA
- the nirD gene encoding nitrite reductase small subunit NirD, whose amino-acid sequence MEVLTDLEWVLACYADDVPENGGACMKHGSEQIAIYNFSRRGEWYATQNLCPHKQQMVLSRGMIGSTGESCEPKVACPFHKKTFSLLSGECLSGDDYQIKTYPVKVVDGKVYVGIGQ is encoded by the coding sequence ATGGAAGTTTTAACCGATTTAGAATGGGTGCTGGCCTGTTATGCCGATGATGTGCCCGAAAACGGCGGCGCCTGCATGAAACACGGCAGTGAGCAAATTGCCATCTACAACTTTAGCCGCCGCGGCGAGTGGTATGCTACCCAAAACCTTTGCCCGCATAAACAGCAAATGGTATTGTCGCGCGGGATGATTGGCAGCACTGGTGAAAGCTGCGAACCCAAGGTGGCTTGTCCTTTCCACAAAAAAACATTCTCGTTACTATCAGGCGAATGCCTGTCAGGCGATGACTACCAGATTAAAACCTACCCGGTAAAAGTGGTTGACGGCAAAGTGTACGTAGGTATTGGTCAGTAA
- a CDS encoding RagB/SusD family nutrient uptake outer membrane protein translates to MKNIYNKIKFLATGVMLPAIIYTTGCKKLVELDAPQNKIEASTAYQTDATATAAVLALYNYGIFGSMAPLQQAITFYGGVSSDELHFNLNTTPEIAEIENNQISIGNTTNAGFWGNAYSELLVANSAIAGITKSTTLSPAVKSQLLGEAKFFRAWVNFYLVNYYGGVPLVGEDPLTNAYLPRASADAVWTSIIADLREAQGLLPTTYVGTLRSRVNQLAATALLARVYLYRKDYANAETQSTQVINSGTYTLATTPNVFINTSNETILQFATFYGFSGFVQSYRTSPTATPGTLPTYTLTSNIANSFEAGDNRKTNWVDSATSSSKFYRINKYKVYTAATAGAGNEFNVVLRLAEQYLIRAEARAQTGNLSGAVADINVIRNRAGLPNLSAGNSATSTALLNAAAQERKVELFGEYGHRWFDLLRTGQANAVLSRLKPSTWNATRSLLFPIPDVQRQQNPALTQNPGY, encoded by the coding sequence ATGAAAAATATTTATAACAAAATAAAGTTTTTAGCCACAGGTGTGATGCTACCGGCTATCATTTATACCACCGGATGTAAAAAATTGGTTGAACTGGATGCCCCTCAAAATAAAATAGAAGCAAGTACGGCCTACCAAACGGATGCGACAGCTACGGCTGCAGTGTTGGCTTTATACAATTATGGCATTTTTGGCAGCATGGCCCCTTTGCAGCAAGCCATCACTTTTTATGGCGGCGTTAGCAGCGACGAACTACATTTTAACCTCAATACCACACCTGAAATTGCAGAGATTGAGAACAATCAAATTTCTATAGGCAACACTACCAATGCTGGTTTTTGGGGAAATGCTTACTCAGAACTGCTGGTAGCTAACAGCGCTATTGCGGGTATTACTAAATCAACCACCTTATCGCCTGCTGTAAAGTCGCAGTTGTTAGGCGAAGCCAAGTTTTTTAGGGCCTGGGTTAACTTTTACCTAGTTAACTACTACGGGGGTGTGCCTTTAGTAGGGGAGGATCCTTTAACTAACGCATATTTACCACGGGCTTCTGCCGATGCCGTATGGACATCCATTATTGCCGATTTACGTGAGGCTCAGGGTCTGTTGCCGACAACTTATGTAGGCACATTAAGAAGCCGGGTAAACCAACTCGCCGCCACTGCCTTACTGGCGAGAGTGTACTTGTATCGTAAAGATTATGCCAATGCAGAAACGCAGTCTACACAGGTTATCAATTCGGGTACTTACACTTTGGCAACTACGCCTAACGTGTTTATTAACACTAGTAACGAAACCATTTTGCAATTTGCTACATTTTACGGCTTCTCCGGCTTTGTACAGTCATACCGTACATCACCAACGGCCACTCCGGGCACCTTACCAACATACACCCTTACCAGTAACATTGCTAATAGTTTTGAAGCCGGCGATAACCGTAAAACAAACTGGGTAGATTCGGCCACCAGCAGTTCTAAGTTTTATCGTATCAATAAGTACAAAGTTTATACGGCAGCTACCGCCGGGGCGGGTAATGAGTTTAACGTAGTGTTACGCCTGGCCGAGCAGTATTTGATAAGGGCCGAGGCCCGTGCGCAAACCGGTAATTTATCGGGCGCTGTGGCAGATATTAATGTTATACGGAACCGTGCAGGTTTGCCCAATTTAAGTGCTGGCAATAGTGCCACCTCAACGGCTTTGTTAAATGCTGCAGCACAGGAACGTAAGGTAGAGTTATTTGGTGAGTACGGGCATCGTTGGTTTGATTTGCTTAGAACCGGTCAGGCAAATGCTGTTTTAAGCAGATTAAAGCCATCTACGTGGAATGCGACACGCTCTTTATTGTTCCCGATACCCGATGTGCAACGCCAACAAAACCCAGCACTTACACAAAATCCTGGCTATTAA
- the nirB gene encoding nitrite reductase large subunit NirB yields MKPTIVVVGNGMVGYKFCEKLVAKSSAYQIIVFGEEPRRAYDRVHLSEYFAGKTAEDLSMSPALWYAEKGIELYLGDAVQEINLNQKTVHAQSRRVVHYDYLVLATGSGAFVPDIPGVEKQGVFVYRTIEDLDRMQAYAGNAKSGVVMGGGLLGLEAAKALIDLGIEQTHVIEFAPRLMPRQIDAAGSAMLQAKLSRLGLQIHLNKSTVVIEGDGQITGLRFNDNSLLETDMLVISAGIRPRDELARLAGLEVGTRGGIVVNAQMQTSNPYVFAIGECALHDGMIYGLVAPGYEMAEVVVAQLAGAEKTFNGFDMSTKLKLIGVDVASFGDAFISEPDCRTIVFEDTYNGIYKRVNISNDGKQLLGGILIGDAEAYNMLLQTVNNKIALPPNPEDIILGARGGEQAEGAGVMSLPDDALICSCEAVSKGDICCSVNDGALNLDAIKKCTKAGTGCGGCVPMVKDLITGTLKANGQYVKNVICEHFDYSRQELFDLIKVNQLRNYDLVLDHYGKGDGCEVCKPLVASILSSLWNELVVKQDTIQDSNDRYLANIQKGGTYSVVPRIPGGEITPEKLIVIGQVAQKYGLYTKITGGQRIDLFGAHVSNLPDIWEELINAGFESGQAYGKSLRTVKSCVGSTWCRFGLHDSVSFAIEIEDRYKGVRSPHKLKGGVSGCIRECAEAQAKDFGIIATEKGWNLYVCGNGGSKPQHAQLLAADIDSKTCIQYLDRFLMFYIKTADPLTRTATWLNKLDGGMSYLKNVVVNDSLGIAAQLEDEMQLLVDSFHCEWKEVVNNPQLRKRFSHFVNAPTEKDPNVKFQSMRQQLKADW; encoded by the coding sequence ATGAAACCCACTATTGTAGTGGTAGGAAATGGCATGGTTGGCTACAAGTTTTGCGAAAAACTTGTAGCTAAGTCATCAGCTTACCAAATTATTGTATTTGGCGAAGAGCCTCGCAGGGCTTATGATCGCGTACACTTAAGCGAATATTTTGCAGGTAAAACAGCTGAAGACCTCTCCATGTCTCCGGCATTATGGTATGCCGAAAAAGGTATCGAGCTTTATCTGGGCGACGCCGTGCAGGAAATTAACCTGAACCAAAAAACAGTACACGCCCAAAGCAGACGGGTAGTGCATTACGATTACTTAGTGCTGGCTACCGGCTCGGGTGCCTTTGTACCCGACATTCCGGGTGTCGAAAAGCAGGGCGTATTTGTATACCGTACCATCGAAGACCTTGACCGCATGCAAGCGTATGCCGGCAACGCTAAAAGCGGTGTAGTAATGGGCGGAGGCCTGTTAGGTCTGGAAGCTGCCAAGGCGCTAATTGATTTAGGTATTGAACAAACCCATGTTATTGAGTTTGCCCCCCGCCTGATGCCGCGGCAAATTGATGCCGCCGGCAGTGCCATGCTGCAAGCAAAGCTGAGCCGGTTAGGATTGCAAATTCATTTGAATAAAAGCACTGTTGTGATTGAGGGCGACGGTCAGATCACCGGTTTGCGCTTTAACGATAATAGCCTGCTTGAAACCGATATGTTGGTTATTTCGGCAGGTATACGCCCGCGCGACGAACTGGCTCGTTTAGCGGGACTGGAGGTTGGCACCCGCGGTGGTATTGTGGTTAATGCCCAAATGCAAACCAGCAACCCTTATGTTTTTGCTATTGGCGAATGTGCCCTTCACGATGGCATGATTTACGGGCTGGTTGCCCCCGGATATGAAATGGCCGAGGTGGTGGTAGCCCAGCTGGCCGGTGCCGAAAAAACTTTTAACGGTTTTGACATGAGCACCAAACTTAAACTGATTGGTGTGGATGTGGCCAGCTTTGGTGATGCCTTTATCAGCGAGCCCGACTGCCGCACCATTGTTTTTGAAGATACCTATAATGGCATTTACAAACGCGTAAACATTAGTAATGATGGTAAACAGTTGCTGGGTGGCATCCTGATTGGTGATGCCGAAGCCTACAACATGCTGCTGCAAACCGTTAACAATAAAATTGCCCTTCCCCCTAATCCCGAAGATATTATTTTAGGTGCCCGCGGCGGCGAACAAGCCGAAGGCGCCGGTGTGATGAGCCTGCCCGATGATGCATTGATTTGCTCGTGCGAGGCCGTGAGCAAAGGAGACATTTGCTGCTCAGTAAACGACGGCGCTCTAAACTTGGACGCCATTAAGAAATGTACCAAGGCCGGTACCGGTTGTGGTGGCTGTGTACCTATGGTAAAAGACCTGATTACCGGCACGCTCAAAGCCAATGGCCAGTACGTTAAAAACGTGATTTGCGAGCATTTTGATTATTCGCGCCAGGAGTTGTTTGACCTGATTAAGGTAAACCAGCTGCGCAACTACGACCTCGTGCTCGACCATTACGGGAAAGGCGATGGATGCGAGGTGTGTAAACCACTGGTAGCTAGTATACTGTCAAGCCTGTGGAATGAGTTGGTCGTTAAGCAGGACACGATTCAAGACAGTAACGACCGCTATTTGGCCAACATCCAAAAAGGCGGTACGTACTCGGTAGTACCGCGCATTCCGGGCGGCGAAATTACCCCCGAAAAACTGATTGTGATTGGTCAGGTAGCTCAAAAATACGGACTGTACACCAAAATAACCGGCGGCCAGCGTATCGATTTATTCGGCGCCCATGTAAGCAACCTTCCCGATATTTGGGAGGAGCTGATTAATGCCGGGTTTGAGAGTGGCCAAGCCTACGGCAAATCCTTGCGTACCGTTAAAAGCTGCGTGGGCAGTACCTGGTGTCGTTTCGGTTTACATGATAGCGTGTCATTTGCCATCGAGATTGAAGACCGTTACAAAGGCGTGCGCTCTCCGCATAAATTAAAAGGCGGCGTTAGCGGTTGCATTCGTGAGTGTGCCGAGGCGCAGGCTAAAGATTTTGGCATCATTGCCACCGAAAAAGGCTGGAACTTGTATGTATGCGGCAACGGCGGTTCGAAGCCGCAGCATGCCCAGCTTTTAGCGGCCGATATTGACAGCAAGACCTGCATCCAGTATCTCGACCGCTTCTTGATGTTTTACATCAAAACGGCCGACCCGCTTACCCGCACGGCCACCTGGCTTAATAAACTGGATGGCGGCATGAGCTACCTTAAAAACGTAGTGGTGAATGATAGCCTGGGCATTGCTGCCCAGTTGGAAGACGAGATGCAGTTACTGGTAGACAGTTTCCATTGCGAGTGGAAAGAAGTGGTCAACAACCCGCAACTGCGCAAGCGTTTTAGCCACTTTGTAAATGCCCCTACTGAAAAAGACCCGAACGTAAAGTTTCAAAGCATGCGCCAGCAGCTTAAAGCCGACTGGTAA
- the cobA gene encoding uroporphyrinogen-III C-methyltransferase, with amino-acid sequence MDEIHCNSSQNSVIPELIVLGAGPGDPELITMKGYRLLQQADAVLYDNLANQQLLSYTKPTCEKVYVGKRPYERYASQEEINELIKKYAYTYGSVVRLKGGDPFIFGRGFEEIVYARSQGIKTTFVPGITSMQASGFEDIPLTHRAVSEGVWMVTGTKKDGTLSADLRLAMQSNATVVIYMGMKQLTVIADTYIQAGRGDTPAAVIQHASLPQQKSVRGFIKNMPALAETHQLTYPSIIIIGQVTDLNHKHENTY; translated from the coding sequence ATGGACGAAATTCATTGTAATTCTTCACAAAATTCAGTAATTCCAGAACTGATTGTATTAGGGGCTGGCCCTGGCGATCCGGAATTAATTACTATGAAGGGGTACAGGCTGCTACAGCAAGCTGATGCTGTATTATATGATAATTTGGCCAATCAGCAGTTACTTAGTTATACCAAGCCCACCTGCGAAAAGGTGTATGTTGGCAAGCGCCCCTACGAACGCTATGCGTCGCAGGAAGAAATTAATGAGTTGATTAAAAAATATGCTTACACCTACGGCTCGGTAGTAAGACTCAAAGGGGGCGACCCTTTTATTTTTGGCCGCGGCTTTGAAGAAATTGTATATGCCCGCAGCCAAGGTATTAAAACCACTTTTGTGCCGGGCATCACCAGTATGCAAGCTTCCGGCTTTGAAGATATTCCGCTAACGCACCGTGCTGTAAGTGAGGGGGTGTGGATGGTAACCGGCACCAAAAAAGATGGAACGTTGTCAGCCGATTTGCGGCTGGCTATGCAAAGTAATGCCACGGTTGTTATTTATATGGGTATGAAACAACTAACTGTTATTGCAGACACTTATATACAAGCCGGCCGCGGTGACACACCAGCGGCTGTTATACAGCATGCATCGCTGCCGCAGCAAAAATCTGTGAGGGGATTTATTAAAAACATGCCTGCGCTGGCCGAAACACATCAGTTAACCTATCCATCTATCATAATTATAGGACAAGTAACCGACTTAAATCATAAGCATGAAAATACGTATTAA
- a CDS encoding MFS transporter encodes MENQLTRLNILSVKGIQMRTFHITWLMFFVCFFGWFGLAPLMPTIRTELALTKAQIGNIIIGSVGSTIIARLVIGRLCDSWGPRKTAVRLLLVGSLPVFLVGLAHSYTTFLLFRMAIGVIGASFVITQFHTSMMFAPNIKGTANAVTGGWGNLGGGVTNMVMPLIFAAIVSFGYTPAQAWRYAMIVPGVMMLGIAWLYYKYTTDTPNGNYDQVGYTAKNTKTDWSVLADWRVWALALAYAMCFGMEVTFDNVASLHFVDTFKLSQSSAGFWAGIFGFMNIFARALGGLVSDKIGKKYGMRGKGLLLAGVLLLEGLGLLLFAQAGTLVAAITAMLTFALFLKMSNGATYGIVPFVNQKNVGLVSGIVGAGGNLGGMLFGFLFKSSTISYAEAFTYIGYTVLAVAVIVLITRFKREPEGTTQVAASVSMA; translated from the coding sequence ATGGAAAATCAACTCACGCGGCTCAATATATTGTCGGTAAAGGGCATACAAATGCGCACTTTTCATATTACGTGGCTCATGTTTTTTGTTTGCTTTTTTGGCTGGTTCGGGCTGGCACCCCTAATGCCTACTATACGTACCGAACTGGCATTAACCAAGGCCCAAATCGGTAACATCATTATTGGGTCTGTTGGCTCTACCATCATAGCCCGTTTGGTTATCGGCAGGCTATGCGATAGCTGGGGGCCGCGCAAAACCGCCGTTAGGCTGCTGTTGGTGGGCTCCTTGCCTGTGTTTTTAGTGGGGTTGGCACATAGCTATACCACCTTTTTGTTGTTTCGGATGGCTATCGGTGTTATCGGGGCCTCTTTTGTGATTACGCAGTTTCACACCTCCATGATGTTTGCACCCAACATTAAGGGTACGGCCAATGCCGTTACCGGCGGTTGGGGCAACCTTGGCGGCGGTGTAACTAATATGGTAATGCCCTTAATTTTTGCTGCTATTGTGAGCTTCGGGTATACGCCTGCACAAGCCTGGCGCTACGCCATGATTGTACCTGGCGTAATGATGCTGGGGATTGCCTGGTTGTACTATAAATATACTACCGATACCCCGAACGGTAATTACGACCAAGTCGGCTACACCGCCAAAAACACTAAAACCGACTGGAGCGTGCTAGCCGACTGGCGCGTTTGGGCTTTAGCCCTGGCCTACGCTATGTGTTTTGGGATGGAAGTAACGTTTGATAATGTAGCCTCATTGCACTTTGTAGATACCTTTAAACTATCGCAAAGCTCTGCCGGTTTTTGGGCAGGCATTTTTGGCTTCATGAATATTTTTGCCCGCGCTCTGGGTGGCCTCGTGTCCGACAAGATTGGCAAAAAGTACGGTATGCGTGGCAAAGGCTTACTACTTGCCGGTGTGTTATTGCTCGAAGGATTAGGTCTGTTACTGTTTGCCCAGGCAGGTACTTTAGTAGCAGCTATTACAGCTATGCTAACCTTTGCTTTATTCCTCAAAATGTCTAACGGGGCTACTTACGGTATCGTTCCGTTCGTTAATCAAAAAAATGTGGGCCTGGTGAGCGGCATTGTAGGGGCTGGTGGAAATTTGGGCGGTATGCTTTTTGGCTTCCTGTTTAAATCGAGCACTATCAGTTATGCCGAGGCTTTCACCTACATAGGTTACACCGTGCTTGCAGTAGCTGTAATTGTGCTTATTACCCGTTTTAAGCGCGAACCTGAGGGTACTACACAAGTGGCGGCATCAGTTAGTATGGCATAA